The DNA region AAAATAATTGCGCCaattgtctatgagactctaaaacatgcactttttgtcctgtttcattgttttgttacaccttttacactgtcttaggcccaagctctataaattttttattaaatacaacTGGTTGACCAAAAATTTACCAAAATATGTGTTGCAATTCTCCTtaaggagttgatggtgggtgccgttgagaaccactgactttgAGCCCCCAGTAAAGGGTGCTatggccttgtccacatggagatgaaaacgTTATAGTTCCGACCCTGTTAGGTCCGTCAGGCTGACCACACCTCGTAAGAACAGCATCTAAGGACATGTCACAGCGGTCAGCTGACGCTTCTaaggaagactgcagatgacagtcgaaacatgtcaaggtaaaaacatctcctacaataaatagtctgaaaaaagaaacccaagtaGATTATTCAGAACAAGAAGGAAAAATGAACTTGCTGGATTTTAGAGTCGATTGGATAAATCCACTTGGAATGGTtccttaaaatatgaaacatatgAATTGGCCAAAAACgccaaaatttgaccaaaaattgTTTGTAATGTGGTCCCTACTGTACTTTTTTTGTCTAACCAGTAGATCTTATGCAGTCCCCTGTCTCATGTTTGGGGCCACTGCGGGGCCCCTGGGTGATGAACTTGCATTGTTCAACCATCAGTCAAGAATTTCTGAGGGGGGCAAGTTTTTTggaaagtttggtgagtttttgaacATGATACGGCCTCCAAAAGGGGTGAATGGATAAAACTAACGTCTACAAATAGAATAGGACTCCCAGGCCCtcggtgctcaggccctaaatatcagcaaaaatccaataccacACAGAGCTAAAGTATTTATTAACCACTTTAAACTTTGGACATCCATCAAATCACTGTCAACATTGGTAGTATTTTATGTCTTAAATCAGATAATGCTCTCTTGATGCCTCTTAGGCCTAATAATGTATGAGTAGGTCAGATCTATGTTTGTCTTGCCATTTAAAGAATGTGATGTGGTGACCAAACCTATCTGTGGTCCCAGTCTTTACTCCAGACATGTTTTATTGATGTACAGAGAAAGATGCAGATCTATACATGGCACAAAATCAAGTCCCAAGCATAATAGCAGACAAATACCTGAATAATAATGAGGGGAGGGGTCCCTTTTGATGCAAACATACTGTGATTGTCCCCACCCCCGTGCTGATAAAAGTGACAGGACATGGTCCATTGACTCAGTTGAAGACCAGATACTCAGCTGGCTTGCCTCATTTACACACCTATCTCAACAAGGAGCGATGGCACAGAAAGGAGTTCAGCTGGACCAGGAGAAAATATCTTGTCCCATCTGTCTGGATCTCCTGAAGGATCCGGTGACGGTTCCCTGTGGACACAGCTACTGTGCGGGCTGTATCCAAATCCACTGGGATGAACAGAATGAGCAGAACGCCTACAGCTGTCCTCAGTGCAGGCAGACCTTTTCACCCAGACCTGTCCTGGGGAAAAACACCATGTTGGCTGATCTAGTGGATGATCTCCAGAAGAGCAGACTGGAGGCTGCTCAAGCTAGTAACGCCTATGCTGGACCTGATGATGTGGCCTGCGACGTCTGCACCGGGACAAAACGCAAGGCCAGCAAGTCCTGTCTGCAGTGTCTGGCCTCTTATTGTGAGAAAGACCTCCAGTTTCATCATGAATCTCCTGCCCTAAAGAAACACAAGCTGGTGGAGCCCTCCAAGAAGCTCCAGGAGAACATCTGCTCCACACATGATGAGTTGATGAAGATATTCTGTCGCACCGATCAGCAGCCAATCTGTTATCTCTGCTTAATGGAAGAACATAAAGACCACAAAACAGTTCCAGCTGCAACAGAGAGAGCCGAGAGGCAGAAAAAGATAGAGGACAATCAACAAATCATCCAGAAGAGGATCGACAAAAGGGAGTACAACATGAAGATGCTTGATCAGGAACTGGGGATTATCCATGGATCTGGAGATAACGCGATCGAGCAGAGTGAGCAGATTGTGGCTGAGCTGATCCTTCTCCTGCAGAGCAGATACTCAGATCTGAATGAGCAGGTCAGATCCAAGCACAAAACTGAGGTACATCGGGTGATAGCACTTCGGGAGAATCTGGCAAAGGAGATCATTGagctgaagacaaaagaaactgAACTCCAGGAGCTG from Cheilinus undulatus linkage group 13, ASM1832078v1, whole genome shotgun sequence includes:
- the LOC121519861 gene encoding tripartite motif-containing protein 16-like; its protein translation is MAQKGVQLDQEKISCPICLDLLKDPVTVPCGHSYCAGCIQIHWDEQNEQNAYSCPQCRQTFSPRPVLGKNTMLADLVDDLQKSRLEAAQASNAYAGPDDVACDVCTGTKRKASKSCLQCLASYCEKDLQFHHESPALKKHKLVEPSKKLQENICSTHDELMKIFCRTDQQPICYLCLMEEHKDHKTVPAATERAERQKKIEDNQQIIQKRIDKREYNMKMLDQELGIIHGSGDNAIEQSEQIVAELILLLQSRYSDLNEQVRSKHKTEVHRVIALRENLAKEIIELKTKETELQELIHTEDHIQFLRDYPSLSQLRESTDSSSIHIHPLEYYEEVIADMIKLRDKLQDVLTERPTNIQQTEAGVDRILSQPEPKTRDQFLQYAIDLTVDPDTANGLFALSHGGKRVRYVGEIQSYLGDPERFHSFLSKETLTGRCYWEMKWRGRGLCVAVAYNESSRERSLSDPSFGLDDTSWALSCFDQCYDLGHNGIVTPLRGPWSTRVGVYLDHSAGVLAFYSISGTPTLLRRIQTTFTQPLCAGLMLPVGFYETTAEFCQLK